One window of Podarcis raffonei isolate rPodRaf1 chromosome 15, rPodRaf1.pri, whole genome shotgun sequence genomic DNA carries:
- the LOC128402648 gene encoding acrosomal protein SP-10-like encodes MCPEGKGKKMYKTLALSYIVSVYLASSQVPRGYRPLICLTCADVQPDGKCANKSGSCITKQNELCYNRMVSWNYEVLFVDRGCTSKCRRLQENSNYRNFTFCCGSTPKCNNVNIWDDSKYS; translated from the exons ATGTGCcctgaaggaaagggaaagaagatGTACAAAACTCTGGCACTGAGCTACATAGTCTCAGTCTACCTAGCAAGCAGTc AAGTACCTCGTGGTTATAGGCCTCTCATATGTCTTACCTGTGCCGACGTACAGCCAGATGGTAaatgtgcaaataaatcaggcAGTTGTATCACCAAACAGAACGAGCTCTGCTACAACCGGATGGTGAGCTGGA ATTATGAAGTTCTGTTCGTGGACAGGGGCTGCACTTCCAAATGTAGACGACTACAAGAAAACTCAAACTATAGGAACTTTACCTTCTGCTGCGgcagcacccctaagtgcaacaATGTCAACATCTGGGATGATTCCAAGTACAGCTAA